A window of the Rhea pennata isolate bPtePen1 chromosome 19, bPtePen1.pri, whole genome shotgun sequence genome harbors these coding sequences:
- the CBX4 gene encoding E3 SUMO-protein ligase CBX4 isoform X2, with protein sequence MGYRKRGPKPKPLVVQLPSFARRSNILTGLQDPAVDNRPKLDLSSSGKSQQHQYELNSKKHHQYQPNGKESSMKHQSHSKGKYYYQLNSKKHHHYQPDPKMYEPHYQPTSKESQSQACLDSNKSPMVTHPDKWAHGPTKSLLGPVKNLSAESKNVAEKNLSSGTGPPPRDRVTSNGLGGKMKIVKNKNKNGRIVIVMSKYMENGMQAVKIKSGEPPRKRAAEERTPKKGGEEKLEVWRKPGEERMVGSNSLSKAEGEGRQPSTELEENPRKTPLAKELPLPPPEQPLQLTTKPDLVPWSLNPAHEHSPSSMGLNLSSPSSRKRCLSEPHEDREPGKKRLTSRSISAPTCLSPAAPERPEAPAPAAAQPEVILLDSDLDEPIDLRCVKPRAEGELAAAQVKPEAPLVPAEKPAAEPPQPQEAAEEEEEAESLQEFKPFFGNIIITDVTANCLTVTFKEYVTV encoded by the exons ATGGGATACCGCAAGCGGGGGCCGAAGCCGAAGCCGCTCGTTGTACAG CTTCCCTCCTTCGCCCGCCGCTCGAATATCCTCACGGGGCTGCAGGACCCTGCTGTGGACAACAGGCCAAAGCTGGACCTCAGCTCCTCTGGCAAGAGCCAGCAGCACCAGTACGAACTCAACAGCAAGAAGCACCACCAGTACCAGCCCAATGGCAAGGAGAGCAGTATGAAGCACCAGTCCCACAGCAAAGGGAAGTATTACTACCAGCTGAACAGCAAGAAGCACCATCACTACCAGCCCGACCCCAAGATGTACGAGCCCCACTACCAGCCCACTAGCAAGGAGTCACAGAGCCAGGCATGCTTAGACAGTAACAAGAGCCCCATGGTCACCCACCCAGACAAGTGGGCTCATGGCCCCACCAAAAGCTTGCTGGGCCCAGTCAAGAACCTGTCTGCAGAGAGCAAGAATGTGGCTGAGAAGAACCTATCAAGTGGTACTGGGCCACCCCCTCGGGATAGGGTAACCAGCAACGGTCTTGGGGGCAAGATGAAGATTGTcaagaacaaaaacaagaacGGGCGCATTGTGATCGTCATGAGCAAGTACATGGAGAACGGGATGCAGGCTGTGAAGATCAAGTCTGGGGAGCCACCCCGGAAGCGGGCTGCGGAGGAGAGGACTCCTAAGAagggtggggaagagaagcTGGAGGTTTGGAGGAAGCCAGGGGAGGAAAGGATGGTGGGCAGCAATTCTCTGagcaaagcagagggagaggggaggcagCCCTCTACAGAGCTCGAGGAAAATCCCAGAAAGACTCCCCTGGCCAAGgagctgcctcttcctcctccagagcagcccctgcagctcACCACCAAACCAGACCTCGTGCCCTGGTCCCTGAATCCTGCACACGAGCACAGCCCTTCTTCCATGGGACTGAACCTCTCCAGCCCGAGCTCCCGGAAGCGCTGCCTCTCGGAGCCACACGAGGACAGGGAGCCCGGCAAGAAGCGCCTCACCTCCCGGAGCATCAGTGCCCCCACATGCCTCAGCCCCGCTGCCCCGGAGAGGCCAGAGGCCCCCGCCCCAGCCGCTGCCCAGCCGGAGGTCATCCTGCTGGATTCGGACCTGGACGAGCCCATAGACTTGCGCTGCGTGAAGCCGCGGGCGGAGGGCGAGCTGGCCGCGGCGCAGGTGAAGCCGGAGGCGCCGCTGGTGCCGGCGGAGAAGCCGGCCGCGGAGCCTCCGCAGCCCCAGGAGGccgcggaggaggaggaggaggccgagTCCCTGCAGGAATTCAAGCCCTTCTTTGGGAATATAATTATCACGGACGTGACCGCAAACTGCCTGACCGTGACCTTCAAGGAGTACGTGACGGTGTGA
- the CBX4 gene encoding E3 SUMO-protein ligase CBX4 isoform X1, with the protein MELPAVGEHVFAVESIEKKRIRKGRVEYLVKWRGWSPKYNTWEPEENILDPRLLIAFQNRERQEQLMGYRKRGPKPKPLVVQLPSFARRSNILTGLQDPAVDNRPKLDLSSSGKSQQHQYELNSKKHHQYQPNGKESSMKHQSHSKGKYYYQLNSKKHHHYQPDPKMYEPHYQPTSKESQSQACLDSNKSPMVTHPDKWAHGPTKSLLGPVKNLSAESKNVAEKNLSSGTGPPPRDRVTSNGLGGKMKIVKNKNKNGRIVIVMSKYMENGMQAVKIKSGEPPRKRAAEERTPKKGGEEKLEVWRKPGEERMVGSNSLSKAEGEGRQPSTELEENPRKTPLAKELPLPPPEQPLQLTTKPDLVPWSLNPAHEHSPSSMGLNLSSPSSRKRCLSEPHEDREPGKKRLTSRSISAPTCLSPAAPERPEAPAPAAAQPEVILLDSDLDEPIDLRCVKPRAEGELAAAQVKPEAPLVPAEKPAAEPPQPQEAAEEEEEAESLQEFKPFFGNIIITDVTANCLTVTFKEYVTV; encoded by the exons ATGGAGCTGCCGGCGGTGGGAGAGCACGTCTTCGCCGTGGAGAGCATCGAGAAGAAGCGGATCCGAAAG GGCAGAGTCGAGTACCTGGTGAAATGGAGAGGCTGGTCGCCCAA GTATAACACGTGGGAACCGGAGGAAAACATCCTGGACCCCCGTCTGCTGATCGCCTTCCAAAACAG AGAGCGGCAGGAGCAGCTGATGGGATACCGCAAGCGGGGGCCGAAGCCGAAGCCGCTCGTTGTACAG CTTCCCTCCTTCGCCCGCCGCTCGAATATCCTCACGGGGCTGCAGGACCCTGCTGTGGACAACAGGCCAAAGCTGGACCTCAGCTCCTCTGGCAAGAGCCAGCAGCACCAGTACGAACTCAACAGCAAGAAGCACCACCAGTACCAGCCCAATGGCAAGGAGAGCAGTATGAAGCACCAGTCCCACAGCAAAGGGAAGTATTACTACCAGCTGAACAGCAAGAAGCACCATCACTACCAGCCCGACCCCAAGATGTACGAGCCCCACTACCAGCCCACTAGCAAGGAGTCACAGAGCCAGGCATGCTTAGACAGTAACAAGAGCCCCATGGTCACCCACCCAGACAAGTGGGCTCATGGCCCCACCAAAAGCTTGCTGGGCCCAGTCAAGAACCTGTCTGCAGAGAGCAAGAATGTGGCTGAGAAGAACCTATCAAGTGGTACTGGGCCACCCCCTCGGGATAGGGTAACCAGCAACGGTCTTGGGGGCAAGATGAAGATTGTcaagaacaaaaacaagaacGGGCGCATTGTGATCGTCATGAGCAAGTACATGGAGAACGGGATGCAGGCTGTGAAGATCAAGTCTGGGGAGCCACCCCGGAAGCGGGCTGCGGAGGAGAGGACTCCTAAGAagggtggggaagagaagcTGGAGGTTTGGAGGAAGCCAGGGGAGGAAAGGATGGTGGGCAGCAATTCTCTGagcaaagcagagggagaggggaggcagCCCTCTACAGAGCTCGAGGAAAATCCCAGAAAGACTCCCCTGGCCAAGgagctgcctcttcctcctccagagcagcccctgcagctcACCACCAAACCAGACCTCGTGCCCTGGTCCCTGAATCCTGCACACGAGCACAGCCCTTCTTCCATGGGACTGAACCTCTCCAGCCCGAGCTCCCGGAAGCGCTGCCTCTCGGAGCCACACGAGGACAGGGAGCCCGGCAAGAAGCGCCTCACCTCCCGGAGCATCAGTGCCCCCACATGCCTCAGCCCCGCTGCCCCGGAGAGGCCAGAGGCCCCCGCCCCAGCCGCTGCCCAGCCGGAGGTCATCCTGCTGGATTCGGACCTGGACGAGCCCATAGACTTGCGCTGCGTGAAGCCGCGGGCGGAGGGCGAGCTGGCCGCGGCGCAGGTGAAGCCGGAGGCGCCGCTGGTGCCGGCGGAGAAGCCGGCCGCGGAGCCTCCGCAGCCCCAGGAGGccgcggaggaggaggaggaggccgagTCCCTGCAGGAATTCAAGCCCTTCTTTGGGAATATAATTATCACGGACGTGACCGCAAACTGCCTGACCGTGACCTTCAAGGAGTACGTGACGGTGTGA